In the Streptomyces fradiae ATCC 10745 = DSM 40063 genome, GCGTTGCCGTTGCCGATGTAGTACTTGGAGCCGGTGGCGCGGAAGCCGCCCTCGCCGTCGGGCTCCAGCAGCATGTCGGTCGAGTAGATGTCGGCGCCGTGGGTCTTCTCGGAGAGGCCGAACGCGAACACCTCGCCCTGGGAGAGGAGTTCGGCCGCACGGGCGCGGGCGGCGGCGTTGCCGCTCTGCCACACCGGGCCCAGGCCGAGGATGGTGACCTGCCACGCGTACCAGTAGTCGAGCCCGTAGAAGCCGAGGATCTCGTTGAGCGCGGCGATCCGGGCGGTGTCCCAGCGCTTGCCGGGGTGCCCGCCGGCGGCGGAGGCGGGGGTCAGGAAGGTCGCGAAGAGCTGCTCCTTCGCCGCGAACGCGAGGAAGTCCGCGAGCCAGGCGCGCGTCCGGTAGTCCTCGATCAGCCTGCGCTTGCCGCGCTCCTCGAACCAGTCGACGGTGGCGCGCAGCAGCCTGCGGGTCACCGGGTCGAAGTGCGCCGGGTCGTAGGTGCGGGGGTTGAACAGCAGGGAGTCGGCCATGCCGGATTCGCCCTTTCCGGTTCGGGTGACGGGGAGGGGTGACGGGGAGGGTCGGGGGAGTGGGAGGGGGCCGCGACGGGTGACGCGGGTACGGGGCCGTGCCGGGGCGCGGTGCGGCGCGCGACGGTGCCGGCGCCGGTTCAGGGGCCGGGAGCCAGCCGGTGGAGCGTCGCGAGGACGTCGTCCAGCCAGTCGATCATCATCCGCTCGTAGGCGATACCGCCCCGCAGGACCGCGTGCTGGAGTTCGCGCCCCGCGTCCGGGGGCCCGCAGGCGCCGGGCTCCGGCCCGAAGTCGCGGCGCTCGCCCGCCAGGTAGTGGGCGAGCCGGTCGCGGTGCAGGCCCTGGTGCCGCTCCACCTCCCGGACCAGGGCGGCCGGGTCGTCGAAGGCGGCGCCCCGGATCTTGACGGCGAGGTCGTGCCGGACGCTCTCCGGCTCGATCGGGTCGTGCAGCCAGCGGGAGAGCGCCTCCCGGCCGGCCGGGGCCACCGCGTACTCCTTCTTGTCCGGGCGGGTCTTCTGCGCGACGTCCCGCACGACCACCCAGCCGTCGGCCTCCATGCGCTTGAGGACGCGGTAGATCTGCTGGTGGGTGGCGGTCCAGAAGTAGCCGATGGACCGCTCGAACCGCCGGGCCAGTTCGTAACCGGAGCCCGGTTTCTCCAGTAGGGAGACGAGGATCGCGTGCTCGAGCGCCATACCGCGATCCTGCTATGCAACTAGTTGCATAGACAAGCCGGGCCGCCTCGGTGAGACGCGGCTCACGCGGACGGGACGGCGCCGCGCCGGGCGGGGCCCGGCGCGGGCGGGCGCGGCGCGGCGGTCGGGAGCGGCGGCCCGCAGGGGGCGCGGGCGGCGCCCGCGGGGAGGTTCAGAGCTTCCGGGTGTCCCTCGGCTCGGCGTACGGCTCCGCGGCCGGCGGGTGGCCGGCCGAGATCGCCCGCTCCCGCTCCAGCTCCGCGTTGAACTCCAGCCCGAGCAGGAGGGCGATGTTGGAGATCCACAGCCAGATCAGGAACACGATCACGGCCGCCAGGCTCCCGTACGTCCGGTCGTAGCTGGAGAAGTTGGCCACGTACAGGGCGAACACGGCCGACGCCGCCATCCAGATCAGCATCGCCAGCAGGCCGCCGGGGACCACCCAGCGGAAGCGGCGCCGCACGTTCGGGGCCGCCCAGTACAGCAGGGCGATGATCAGGCTGAACAGCACGACCATCACCGGCCACTTGGCGATGTTCCACACGGTGACGGCCGTGTCGCCCAGTCCCAGCACGTCCCCGGCGCGGCGGGCGAGGGTGCCGGTGAAGACCATGCCGACGGCGATCAGGGCCAGCAGGACCACCAGCACGACGGTGACGGCCAGCCGCACGGGCAGCGTCTTCCACGCCGGCCGCCCCTCGCCGATGTCGTACACGGCGTTGGACGCCCGCATGAACGCGGCCACGTACCCGGAAGCCGACCACAGCGCCACGGCGAGGCCGACGACGAGGGCGATCCCGGCCCGGCCCTGGCCGCCCTCCAGCTGCTCCAGCACACTGGTGAGCACGTCGCGGACGGCGCCCGGGGCCAGGGTCGCCACGTTGTCGATGAGCGGGCGGATCGTGGACGTGCCCATGAGCCCGAGGACCGACAGCAGGGCCAGCAGCGCGGGGAAGATCGCGAGCACCCCGTAGTAGGTGAGCGCGGCGGCCCGGTCGGTCAGGTCGTCCCGCTTGAACTCCCTGCCGGTGCGTTTCAGCACGGCCCCCCAGGACCGGCGCGGTAGGTGCGCCGGGCCCTCCGGGGGCTCCCGCGTCCCGCTGGGCGCCCGTTCCGCCCCGGGGTCCCCGCCGGCGCGGTGATCCTCCGGCGCGCTTCCGTCCCGGCGGGCCCGTCCCGTGCCGGGTGCGGCTGCGGGCGCCCGTTCCGTTTCGGCGGGTGCGGTTCCTCCGGGCGTCCGCCGCCTCTCGGGTGCTCCTGCGGGATCCTGCCCCGCCTCGGGGGAGTCGTCGGGCCGGTGGGGGTGCTCGCTGTCCATGCCTCCTCCTCACGCCTCGTGCGGCACGGGACGGCGCCGGGCCGGTCCGGGGGGCGCGGACCGGCCCGGCGCCGACTGGTCGGGGACGCGGTGGCGTCAGGTGGCGCCCGGCGCGCCCCCGGACCCCTGCCCGCGCACCTCGCCCGCGACGTGCTGCCCGGACTCCCGCGCCTGCTCCCTGAGGTGCGCGGCCTCGTCGCGGGCCTGCTCGCCGGTCGTACGGGCGGCCTCCGTCGCCGTCTCCTTGACGTGCGCGGCCGTCTCCCGCGCGGTCTGCGCGGCCTCCTCCCTCAGTCGCTGCGCCGACTCCGCCGCCGCGGCCTTCACCGGCCCGACCGCTTCGCCGGCCCGGTCGGCGACCCGTTCCGCCGCCCGCTGCTCGGACTCCGTCTCGGGGAGCAGCGACGCGGCGAGCATCCCGGCGCCGAACGCGATGACCCCGGCGGCCAGCGGATTGCCCTCGGCCTGCCGCATGGCCCGCTCCGGGGCGTGCCGCACGGCCTCGCCGACATGACCCGCGCCCTCCTGAGCGGAGTGCGCCGCCCGGCGGGTGCGGTCCGCCGCGTGGCGGGTGCGGCCGGCCGCGGCATCGCCGGTGTCCGACGCGGCGCCCATCACGCGGGCGCGCAGGCCCGACGCCGCCGAGCGGGCCCGGTCCGTACGCCGGCGCACCATCCGCTTCGGGCTGGCCCGGTCGGCCAGCCGGTCGACGTTCTGCGACAGCCTGTCGCGGGTCGCTTCGATGTCGGCCCTCACTTGGTCGGGTGACGTGCCCACTGTGCGTCCTCCTTCAGCGTCTCGATCGTCCGCTCCGGCTTCGGCGACACCTCGCGCATACGGGACCGGCCGAGCAGGAACAGCACGGCCGCCGCCACCGCCCACACGGCGGTGACGACGAGCGCGGCCCAGCCCGCGTCCATCACGTTCGCCAGCCCGAAGACGGCCGCCAGCGACAGGAACAGCGCCACCATGTACCCGGCGAAGCCCGCTCCGCCGAACATCCCGGCGGCCTTCCCCGCCTTCGCGGCCTCCTCCCGGATCTCGGTCTTCGCCAGCAGCACCTCCTGCCGCAGCAGGTGCTGGGCGTCCGCCGTCACGGCGGCCAGCAGCTCACCGGCGGAGCGGTCCGCCGAGCGCACCTCCTGCGACGGCGGGGTGTGCGCGCCGCGCCGGGCGCGCGGGGAGAGCGTCGCCATGTCACACCACCCGGGGGTAGTCCGGATACTCCGGCAGCTCCGCGCGGGGCGGCTCGCCCGCCTGCAGGGCCGGCTCCGGGGCTTCGGGGGACGTACGGCGCGCGTCGCCGTCGCCGGAGTGCGCCGCCTTGCCGGCCTTCATGACCCGGCCGGCCACGAGCCCCGCCAGCACGGCGCCGCCGAGGAAGGCGCCGGGCCTGCGGCGGGCGAAGTCCTGCAGGTCGCCCACGAGCCCGTCCACGCCGTGCTCCTCCAGGTAGTCGGCGGCCCGGTGCCCGCCGTCCGCGACCTGGGCCACCAGGCCGCGCGCGGGCGAGTCGTCCGCCGCGCCGCCGGCCATGCCCTCCAGGTCGTCCGCCCACCGCCGTACGGTCCCGGCGAGCCGCTCCGTCTGCCCCCGGCCCTCGTCCCTGACGCGCCGGCGGAGGTCGTGGACGGCGCTGCCCACCTGCTGGCGGGCCTCACCGGCCACCGCCTTCGCCTGCTCGGCGGCGCTCCCCGCCACCTCGCGGCCCGCCTGCCCGGCGCGAGAGGCCGTGGCCGAGGCCTGTTCCCTCGCCACCTCGCCCGATTGGCGAACCCGACCGGCATCAGTCATAAGCCACTCCTCCTTCGGCTGCGGACCGTCGTGCCCTCGTGCACCCGGGGCCCGCCCGGATAGCGTGTCGGGCTCGCGGGTACCACTCGCGGACCGTGCGAAACAGCCGCCGCCCCGGCTTCCCGGCCCTCGCCGGCCGGGACCGGCGGGAGGGGCGCGGGCGGCCGGGGCGGTGTGCGGGGCACGCGTCCGCGCCGCCGGGGACACCGGGTGCCTGACCGGCGCCCGGTGTCCCCGGCCCTCGCCGGACCGGAGGCCGCGAGACCGGGTGCCCCGGTCCGCCCGCACGGGCGGCGGAGCGGGGGCGGGGCACGGGACGCCCCGCCCCGGACGCGGCCCCTCCGGAGGCCGGGGCCGGAACCGGAGCCCGCAGCCGGGAGTGCCGAGCCCTGAGCCACAAGCCCGAAGCCCGCGGCCCGGATGCCCGAGCCCTGAGCCCCAGGCCCGGAGGGCCCGAGCCCCAGGCGGCCCCAGGCCCGCAGCCCGCAGCCCGGGGTTCCGGGCAGGTGGTACGAGTCCGCGGCGGTACGGGCCGGGCGCCCGGCCCGTACCGCCGCGGGTGCCGGGCGCCCGCCCCCGGGCTGCGGGTCCGGCCGCCCCCGGCCCCCGCGGTCAGGCGGTGTGGAGGCGCAGGCCGTACCGGTTCAGGATCTCGTTGACGGGCTGGTGCCAGGTCTGGCCGCCGCCCGAGCAGTTGCCCCAGCCGCCCGAGGTGACGCCCTGCGCCTGGTCGCCGCTGATGAACGAGCCTCCGGAGTCGCCCGGTTCGGCGCACACACTGGTCTTCGTCATCTGGTGGACCGCCCCCTGGCTGTAGTTGACGGTCTCGTTCCTGGCGAGGACGGTGCCGCAGTGCCAGCGCGTGGTGGAGCCCGAACGGCAGACCGACGAGCCGATCGGCGCCTCGGCCGAACCGCGGACGAGCTGGTCGGGGACGGTTCCCCAGCCCAGCACGACCGGCACCGTCCACCAGCCGCTGCCGACGCTCACCCAGGCGTAGTCGTCACCGGGGAACGACGACCCCTGGAAGGTCCCGACGTAGCTGCGGTCCCAGCCGTACACGGCCGCGCCGCGCGAGCCGCAGTGCCCGGCCGTGACGAAGCCGCCGTGCACCGAGAAGCCGATGGAGCAGCGGACGTTGCCCGTGTAGTAGGGGTCGCCGCCGACGGTGCCCGCGGCGAAGGTCCGGGGCGCCTCCCCGGTGGTCCGCACGGCCACCGGGCCCGCCTGCCGGGCGCGCTCCACGAACGCGCGCACGGCCGGGTCGCCGCGCCGGTCGTCCACGACGTTGACGGCGACGGCGTTCGCCTCGGGGTCGACGTGCCAGCTCGCCACGCCGGCCGGGGCGTCGAGGCGGTCGATCCGCGCCTTGGCGGCGTCGAGCGCCCGCGCGGTGCGGCGCACCAGCACGGTGTCGGCGCCGGCGGCCTCGACGGCGGCCCGCCGCGCCCGGTCGGTCAGCGCGACGGTCAGCCGGCCGGATCCGGCGTCGAACCAGGAGCCGCCGTAGGCGGCCCCGGCGGCCCGTCGCGCCGGGGCTTCGACGGCCCGCGCCGCCGACTCCGCCCGCAGCCGGTCGGCGGCCGCCGCCTCGGTGAGGCCCAGATCGCGCCCCAGGGCGGTGAGGAGGCCGGGGGAGAGCCGCGAGGCCGCGGGGGCCGGGGAGTCGGAGGAGCGGGCGGACACGGCCGATGCGGCCGGGGCCGCGGAGCCGGTGGCGGTGGCGGCCGATGCCGGGGTGAAGCCGAGGGCCGCCGTGGCGAGGAGCAGGGCGGTGGACAGGGCGGTGCGGAGGGTCGTCGTACGTCTCACGTGATTCCCTTCCAGCGGGCTGACAGGCCGTTCACAGCCCTGAGAGCGCTCTCACGGCTGCGTGGCGGCGAGCCTAGTGACCCGTCGGCGGTCAGGTCCATGCCAATACCCGCCAACCATGTGCCGGCGCGGCCGGTCGGTCGGGCCCGGCGGTCCGCGAGCCGGTGGGGAGCCGGTCGGGGGCGGCGGGTGAGGCGGCGGCGTGCGTGCACGTGGGGGAGTGGGGGGCGCGGGTGCGGTGGCCCGTGCGCGCCGGTGGCGCGGGGCGCGCCGGGTCCGCGCCGGGCGGCGCCGAGGTGTCCCGCCGTGCGCCGTGAAAGCCCCGAATAAGCCGCCGGGAGCCGCTCCGTATAGACCGGAAAGAATATGATCAACGCCGAATCGTGGGCGATTTGCCGGGGGTTGTCGGAGTCGCGCAGCACCTTCCCGAGGTGCAGAACTGATAAAACGCCAGACGTTCACACGGACGGAGTGCCGCCGTCACCCGGATGCCGCGCATCCAGGGGATGAGGGTTGCGTTAGGCGGGATATGGCAGCAACGCTCACCGAAAGCTCCACCCCCGGTCGCGCCAGGATTCCTGCCTGGGCGCACAGTTCCGTGGCCATGGGTGAATTCGTCTTCATTCCCGCGTCGACCTTGCCCGGCGGCGCCCTGGGGAAACTCTGGAGCAGCGACGAGGCGATCCCGCTCACCTGGTCCGCTTCCGTCCTCGAGGAATTCGTCTCCACGATGGAGCGAATTGAACGCGACTTCTCGAGTTCCTGGGGAAATGCCGATCTGTCCCCCCAGGGGTTCGCCGCGGCGAACGGCCGGCCGGAAGCGCGGACCGGTTCCGCGAACGCCGCGGGCCCGGTCGTGGCGGCGGCCCGAGGCGGGGGCCCGGCACCCGGTCCGCGGTCCACCGCGGCCGGGGAGCGGGCGGGACTGCGCGAGCATGCGTGACTTCGGCGCCGGAGAGTCCTACGGCACCCCGTACGGCCCGCCCTACGGCCCCTACGACCGCGGCGGCAACCAGGTGTGGGGACGGCCCCACGAGGAACCGCCCGCGCCGAGGCCCGACCTCGCCGGATACGGCCCGGCGCCCCACCTCGCCGGGTACGGCCCGGCGCCCGACCTCGCCGGGTACGGCGGGCCGGGCGGTCTGCTGGACGCCTCCTGGGACCCGGCGGAGGAGCTGGCCTCCCTCCTCCAGGACGCCATCGCGGTCGAACGCGACACGTCCCCGCCCCCGCCCCCGCAGGAGCCCGACCACCCGCTCGACCGCGACCTGCCGGACCGCGACCCGCTCGGCACCCCCCCGCCCGACCGCGACCGGCCGGGCCACCCCCCGCTCGACCCCGGCCTCCTCGATCCCGATCCGCTCGGCCGCGCACCGCTCGCCGGCCTCGCCCGGATCACCGCCGACCTGCCCCCGATCCGCCGCTCCGCGGCCCCCGGCCACCGGAAGGACCGGGCCCGGACGATCGGCTGGGTGCCGACCGTCAGCTACTCCATCGCCGCCCTCGCCACCGTCCTCGTCTCCATGGTGAGCGTCTTCGGCGGCGTCATCGCCTACGACCCGCTGCGCCACATCGCCGAGGCCCGCACCTCCGCCGACGCGGTCAAGTGGTGGCCGCTGCTGGTCTACGGGCCGTGGCTGGTGGCCTCGCTGTCCATCCTGCGGGCGGCCGTCCACCAGCGCCGGGCCGCCCACTCCTGGATCGTCGTCCTGCTGTTCTCCCTCACCGCGATGCTGCTGTGCGTCGCCGAGGCACCCCGCACCTTCACCGACACCGCCGCCGCCGCCCTGCCGACCGTGGCCTCCCTCGCCTGCTTCCACCAGCTGGTCCGCCTCATCACCCTGACCAGACCGCCCCGCAGGCGCACGCGGCGCCGCCGCCTCGCGCGCCCGGCCGCCGGCCGCACCGCCGCGCATCCCCTCGGAACGCACCTGCCCCGGCAGGCGCACGGCGGCAAGCGCGTCCTCTGAGACACCGAGCACCGTCCGAGCGGCCCGAAGGCCCCTGACGCCCTTCACGGACCGGTCAACCGAAGCCCTCCGGGACCCCCCACCCCGGCCCCCTCCCCGCGGCGGCGTCACCACCACCGACGGCGGCAGTCCCCGCCATCGGTCCGCGCCGCCGCCGCGAGGAGGGCGCGAACCCCCGGCGCGCGCCGGGGCGCTTGCCCCGACCCCGCGGTACTACGAAAGGAACCCCCCCGTGGACACCACTCTCTGGCTCCTCGTGGCATGCGCGTCCGCGTGCTCGCTGGTGACGGCGTTCGGTACGTCCCTGAGGATCGGCATGTCCCGGCTCGACGCGGCCGAACTGCGCCGCCGCCGCCACATGGACCGGGTCCTGGAAGCCAACGCCCAGCTCGCCGTCGACCGCCACACCGCGTCCGCCCCGCCCCCGCCTCCGCGCGAGCCCGGCGACGCCGGACGGCACCCGTCGGCCCCGGCCCGCCTGCGCGGGCGACTGCTCCGCGCCTGCCGCCTCGTGTACGTCCGCTTCGGCGGCTGACCGGCACCCCGCCCCCGGCCCGGTGCCGTCCCGGCCCCGCCCGCCCTCCGACCACCGGGACGCCGCCCGGCAGGTGGCCGGGACTCCGCACCGTGCGGGCGGCGACCCGCGACCGGGGACCAGGGCCCCGCCCCGCCCCACCGGCGACCAATCCCCCTACGCACTTTGACGGATGCACGCGCCCACCCCCGTCTGCGAGAGTCGCCTCGGCGGAGACACGCGGGGGAAGTGGACGGATGACGAAGCGTCGGTGGGCCCGGGGCACGGGCCGGGCGGGAACTCGGGAGCCCAGGGCGGCGCTGCGCGCGGCGCCGGCCGGTACGGACTGCCCGATCGCGCGGAGCGCGCCCCCGGCCACTGCGCCGCTGCCCGGCGCGGACGCCTCGGCGGCGTCCACCGCGCAGCCCTCCCGCGGCCCGGGGGCCGGGGCGGCGGTGGACCACACGTCCGGCCGCGTCACGCCCACGGCCCGCCCCGGCCTCGTCCGCCAGGGCTCCGTCCCGCTGCGCGTCGCCGCGTCGCCGGCCACCGGCGGGGAGCCCCGGACGCCGGTGCCGGCCGTCGTCCGGCGGCGGACGACGCTCCGCGCGGCCACCGACTAGGGGGGACCGCGGCCGTGTTGGGATGCCTGTTCCTGCTGTTCACCGTCGGCCTCCTCGGGAAGCTGCTGGTCACCCCGGTGACCGTGTACGACCTGATGGCGGCCCAGTCACCGCCCCAGCAGCCCGTCTGGTGGGAGTGGGCCGTGCTCTGCGCGGTGCCCCTGGCGACGGCGTTCGCCCTGACCTGGTCCTCCGGGCGCCGACGTCCCGGCCGCGCGCTCGCCCTCACCGCCGGCACGGTACTGCTGCCGGTGCTGTCCGTCGCGGTGGCGCTGTGGGTCCGCGACCGGGTGGGCACGGGGAACTGGACCCTCGGCGCGACCTTGGAGAGCCTCGCGGCGGGCGTCGCCGCCCTGGTGTACCGGGCGGTGGTGCGGCGGCGCGAGCGGGGACGGCCGCTGCCGGGCGAGGTGTGGCTCGCGATGGTGCCGTACCGCGACAGCGGCGAGGCCGCGCGCCACTACTGCGTCGTGCTGCGCCGCCGCCGGGGGTACGCCGAGGTCCTCCAGATCACCTCGCAGAACAAGGACGGCCGCCGCGACCACCTGCCCCTGCCCAACGGTGGCTGGGACACCGTGTCCGGCAAGCCCCACTGGGTGGAGGCCGGTCTGCCGCCGCGCCGCGTGCCGTACCGGGACTTCCTCAAGGACCGGCCCCAGGGACCGTGTCCCGCGGCCGTCTGGCGGCAGCTCCGCCGCCCCGCCCCGGCCCCGCCGCCCGCACCGCGCCCCCGCGCCTCCGCACCCGGCGGATGACCGGCGGTACGCCGTCTGCTCCGGGCGTCCGGCCTGCCTCCGCCGGGCATCCGGCCTCCGGCGCGGCGCCGACCGCGACCGCCGCCGGCCCCCGGTCCCGGTCGGCTCCGGCCCGCCACGCAGCACCCGGCCCCGCCCCGCCTTCCGGCCGGCGGCCGGGCGCTCCCGCCCGGCCCGCGGCCCTCACAGGGCGATGAGGCCCGCGGCCGTCCCCCGGAAGCCGCAGGCGCCGAAGTAGAACGGCGCCAGCCGCTCCTCGAAGTCGACGTGCAGCCACGCGCACCCGGCGGCACGGGCCTGCTCGGCGGCCGTACCGACGAGCGCCGTGCCCACCCCCAGCGACCTGCGGTGCCGGGCGACCACCGTGTCGAGCAGGAAGGCATGGGCCCCGCCGTCCCAGGCAACGTTGACGAAACCCGTCAGGACGCCGTCCTCCCGCGCGCAGACCCACCCGAGACTGTGCCGCCCCACCCGCTCCCGCCAGGCCGTCCGCCCGGCCCGATGCCCGAACCCCTCGGCGTGCAGCGCGTCCAGCTCCTCGTCGGCGAACTCTCCCCGCCACGCGTACGTGACCGCCATCGCTCCTCCGTCCTCCGCCCGGCGCCGAGGGCTCCGGCGTGCGCTCCGGCGGCCCCGGCACCCGCCCGCCGCCCCGGCGCGCCTTCCCTCACGGCGGAGGCTGCCACGCGGGGGCGGCCACCGCCACGGGTTTCCGCCGCCCCGTCCCGCCCCGAGGCGACCGCGCGGCCCATGGCGGAGCCGGCGCGCCGCCGGCCCGACCGGATCGGGCACAAGATGTCGGGTCGCGGACCGGCCCGCCGCCCTAGCGTGGCGAGCACGCAAGAGGAAGGAGACCGGAAGTGCTGGAGCGCCTCAACGACGCCCTGGAGCACATCGAGCGCCGGCTCGACCGGCAGGTCGACATCGCCGACGTGGCGCGGGTCGCGGCCACGTCGGAGTACCACCTGCGCCGGATGTTCTCCGCGCTGGCCGGCATGCCGCTGTCGGAGTACGTACGGCGCCGCAGGCTCACCGTGGCGGG is a window encoding:
- a CDS encoding PadR family transcriptional regulator yields the protein MALEHAILVSLLEKPGSGYELARRFERSIGYFWTATHQQIYRVLKRMEADGWVVVRDVAQKTRPDKKEYAVAPAGREALSRWLHDPIEPESVRHDLAVKIRGAAFDDPAALVREVERHQGLHRDRLAHYLAGERRDFGPEPGACGPPDAGRELQHAVLRGGIAYERMMIDWLDDVLATLHRLAPGP
- a CDS encoding GNAT family N-acetyltransferase — protein: MAVTYAWRGEFADEELDALHAEGFGHRAGRTAWRERVGRHSLGWVCAREDGVLTGFVNVAWDGGAHAFLLDTVVARHRRSLGVGTALVGTAAEQARAAGCAWLHVDFEERLAPFYFGACGFRGTAAGLIAL
- a CDS encoding DUF3618 domain-containing protein produces the protein MGTSPDQVRADIEATRDRLSQNVDRLADRASPKRMVRRRTDRARSAASGLRARVMGAASDTGDAAAGRTRHAADRTRRAAHSAQEGAGHVGEAVRHAPERAMRQAEGNPLAAGVIAFGAGMLAASLLPETESEQRAAERVADRAGEAVGPVKAAAAESAQRLREEAAQTARETAAHVKETATEAARTTGEQARDEAAHLREQARESGQHVAGEVRGQGSGGAPGAT
- a CDS encoding DUF2637 domain-containing protein, with the protein product MRDFGAGESYGTPYGPPYGPYDRGGNQVWGRPHEEPPAPRPDLAGYGPAPHLAGYGPAPDLAGYGGPGGLLDASWDPAEELASLLQDAIAVERDTSPPPPPQEPDHPLDRDLPDRDPLGTPPPDRDRPGHPPLDPGLLDPDPLGRAPLAGLARITADLPPIRRSAAPGHRKDRARTIGWVPTVSYSIAALATVLVSMVSVFGGVIAYDPLRHIAEARTSADAVKWWPLLVYGPWLVASLSILRAAVHQRRAAHSWIVVLLFSLTAMLLCVAEAPRTFTDTAAAALPTVASLACFHQLVRLITLTRPPRRRTRRRRLARPAAGRTAAHPLGTHLPRQAHGGKRVL
- a CDS encoding phage holin family protein: MATLSPRARRGAHTPPSQEVRSADRSAGELLAAVTADAQHLLRQEVLLAKTEIREEAAKAGKAAGMFGGAGFAGYMVALFLSLAAVFGLANVMDAGWAALVVTAVWAVAAAVLFLLGRSRMREVSPKPERTIETLKEDAQWARHPTK
- a CDS encoding YihY/virulence factor BrkB family protein — translated: MLKRTGREFKRDDLTDRAAALTYYGVLAIFPALLALLSVLGLMGTSTIRPLIDNVATLAPGAVRDVLTSVLEQLEGGQGRAGIALVVGLAVALWSASGYVAAFMRASNAVYDIGEGRPAWKTLPVRLAVTVVLVVLLALIAVGMVFTGTLARRAGDVLGLGDTAVTVWNIAKWPVMVVLFSLIIALLYWAAPNVRRRFRWVVPGGLLAMLIWMAASAVFALYVANFSSYDRTYGSLAAVIVFLIWLWISNIALLLGLEFNAELERERAISAGHPPAAEPYAEPRDTRKL
- a CDS encoding cytochrome d ubiquinol oxidase subunit II, which produces MLGCLFLLFTVGLLGKLLVTPVTVYDLMAAQSPPQQPVWWEWAVLCAVPLATAFALTWSSGRRRPGRALALTAGTVLLPVLSVAVALWVRDRVGTGNWTLGATLESLAAGVAALVYRAVVRRRERGRPLPGEVWLAMVPYRDSGEAARHYCVVLRRRRGYAEVLQITSQNKDGRRDHLPLPNGGWDTVSGKPHWVEAGLPPRRVPYRDFLKDRPQGPCPAAVWRQLRRPAPAPPPAPRPRASAPGG
- a CDS encoding S1 family peptidase, translated to MRRTTTLRTALSTALLLATAALGFTPASAATATGSAAPAASAVSARSSDSPAPAASRLSPGLLTALGRDLGLTEAAAADRLRAESAARAVEAPARRAAGAAYGGSWFDAGSGRLTVALTDRARRAAVEAAGADTVLVRRTARALDAAKARIDRLDAPAGVASWHVDPEANAVAVNVVDDRRGDPAVRAFVERARQAGPVAVRTTGEAPRTFAAGTVGGDPYYTGNVRCSIGFSVHGGFVTAGHCGSRGAAVYGWDRSYVGTFQGSSFPGDDYAWVSVGSGWWTVPVVLGWGTVPDQLVRGSAEAPIGSSVCRSGSTTRWHCGTVLARNETVNYSQGAVHQMTKTSVCAEPGDSGGSFISGDQAQGVTSGGWGNCSGGGQTWHQPVNEILNRYGLRLHTA